The following is a genomic window from Acomys russatus chromosome 23, mAcoRus1.1, whole genome shotgun sequence.
tcctccctttcctccctccctccctccctcctttcaccctattcccctcccctaggtctatgaccaagggggacctcctcccccactatatggtcataggctatcaagtctcatcttggtagcctgcttattctctctttgagtgccatcagacctccacaccaaggggaggtggtcaaatatgaggcaccagagttcatgtcagagtcagtccctgctcttcacataactgtggagaatgtcctgtccattggctagatcagagtaggggttcaatgtttactacttgtattgtccttggatagtgcaatagcttgagcagagccccctggtccccgatctgcccatcatgatgttcttcttgtaggtttctagcaccttctgtgtccttctatttccccatctcctatatttgtcttacctaaagtcccagtgggatgtcctcataTATATTCCAATCTCGTGGTAAAtgaagagtttcatgggacatgcattttAGGCTAGTGCtctattataagtgagtatataccatgtgagtctttctgcttctgggttaactcgctcagtatgaccatttctagttccacccatttgtccttgtttttaatagctgagtaatattctatagggaaatctatatggtgctatctcagaaaactgggaatagggcttcccaagacccagctatctcactccttagaatatacctggaagatgctcctccacacaacaaggacatatgctcaaccatgttcacagtagccttattcataatagccagaacctggaagcagcctaaatgtccctaagttgaagaatgaataaaggaactgtggcaaatttacactatggagtcaGTTTttcatcactgtaacaaaatactggTCACAGGCTATCAGTAAATAAATGCATTGCTATTTGGCTCCCAGTTTGGGAGACGCAATGGCATAGCACTTGCATCAGCTCGTATCTGGTATGAGGACATAGCCCAGAGGACTCTGGGGTAGATGGCAGACAGCAAATGCGTGTGTTGGAGTGAGCAGCTATGTCTCAAAGCCAGGAAATAGAGATATCTAGGAGGGGCCCTGggacttcagtctctgtgaagatCTACCAGGATGTCACCTGAGAACCATGAAGGGGTTAAATGAGAGACACCATGTGAGAATAATGGCCTCATGCCACCAGGGACCTAAGGACCTCCTACTAgaccccacctcttaaaggttccaccaGCTGCTAATGCCATCACCTTCTGGACCAGGCCTCCCATCACCTGAACTGTTCGGTACATTCACATCATAGCATGGAGGTTACTGCTATCTACTGTCTGGCAGGAAACGTTATAATGTGCTACTGGGCATCCCATACATCTGCCAGTGACATCGTCTTGGTAGCTCAAAATTGAAAACGGTGGATGAATTCACATGAATCAAGCGAGGAAACCCCACAAGCTAGGGATTTATTATCCTGGAGAGAGCTTTTAAACATTTACTAGCCTACCATTCTCCCTTTCCAGAACCCcaacttcaaaataataattagaaacTGAGGCGGTCCTTTGACTCAATGAATAGGTCAAGAGAAAAACCAAAGATTAAAAGTCaggttagttttatttgttttgttaacaATCTCACATGTGTCATTAGTTCTGACACAAGGATGAGGAGGGTTGAAAGATCCAGCACCAGTGTCCCAGTGTGCAGCCCCCAAGAGGTTCCCAGGCAAGTCACCTTCAATGCCTTGTAGCtcattctttactttctttcacacatggaaaagaaagaggacagagaaggcaatggagctccttccttttctctccaggcaAATTTGTGAATTCAGGCCTGGAAATCTCCAGAAGGCAGTGAGACTAGACATTCCAGTCTGTCCCCTTCTGCCTGGTGGCCTCTGCTCATGTTGAATAGCATCCTTTCCCAGGCTCTGGGAGCTGCAGTGTCAAAAACAGTAAGGACTGAgttgtttttaatagaatttcCCCCATCTTACTTAATTGGTGAATCTAGATTATGTTTAGTttatctcctcccttccccaaagACATATTTAGTTATACTGCAATAATTTCAAGAAGGGGaaacctccctttctcttctgtcatAAATTTTAGGCACACACTACGTCTTATGGAACATATTTACACTCAGAGGAGTTTTCCATCCAACCTGTCCCTATACTTTTCATCCAAACTGTACTAGCTTTGCTGGGCAATTCTTTTTGCTTTGTATGCATATAGGGCTAGCTCTAAGTcagaggaagcagacaggaatGGGTGGAGTGGGAAGTGCTGTTGAGGTCTGGGCTTACTCTCACCCAACATGTGCCCATTGCCTAGTTCCTGTGCTCAGGAACTGAAGAGGAGCAGTGTTCTCTGCTAGTCCTGCCTGTGGCCTACTGTGGGGCTTCAGCTGAGcacttccctctttcttctgtctgagtCCATCTCAGGGGTGGAGACGTCCTTCCTTCTCTGTACATGAGCTCTGGTAAGAGTGACCATGGATTGCATGGATTGCAACAGAGTCTCATGTGATGAAAGTTCTCTATAGTGTGATCCGTAGGCTTTAGGAGCATCTCTTTATTTCACCCATGGTCCCATGTTTTATCATCTCTTGGTTTGATAAACTGTTTTATTCAGGAATGATGAGTGTTGTTGCTTAAGGATGTACTTTACAATAGGATCTTTACAGTTTGGACaaccccttcttcctttcctttttatttccacaTTCATGAGGTTTTGAGAAGACAAATTAGACTTTGTAAAGGAGGGGTCTTATATTCCCTATTAACCTAGAGAAAACTgtcacagagagcagagaaatggTACCTGGCATCTCCAGAGCTAGCACACCTCACAAATGCCCAATTTTTGTGTGTCTCCAACATATACTGATCTTCAGGAGTATTTATTTGTTCAGTGCTGAATTGGATGCATCATCTGAACATCAAGGGCTAGAGTCATGAAGCCAGATAGGGTTTTCACAAGGCCCTAAATGCTAGGGATTACCCAGACAAGCTTGACTGAACTTTAAGTAACTCCAGGCTTCCTGGTACCGATTTCCCCTATGGTGGATCCAGGACTGCTATCAAGTCATTACCCCATTCTCTGGAAGGAACCACACTCCTTGGTAGCCAAGGCATCCTTCATCAGCAGGACCATGTGCTCCAGGGTTTTATCTAATGATCGATGGAGTTGGAAGTAAAGCTGGATCTAATGGAACCCAGCAACATCATAATCCTGCATCAGTCATGATAATTTGCCATCAAATGGAGAGCAGGGATGTGCCACAAAGAGCACAGACACTGAGGTGCCTCTGAATGGAACCTGATGGGAGCTACGTGGCAGCTGAAGAAGGGGAACTATTCCAGTCACTGAAGTAATTGCCCACCTGTCCCTGCTCATTATATGGAATCAAAATTTTGTTGAGTCTTTTCTGAGGAAACTAGTTTCTAGAATATATACCTTGAAAACCCCTCCCCAGCTaactggcaggcaggcaggcagttgACACCTGTCTCTAAGCCGCCTTACAGCAGCTGTTGGAGAAACCTCTCAGGAAGTGGTGCCACAAAGCAGGTTCTAGGTGTGGCACCCAACTCATCAATCATTCTGATAGCCTTGGAGATAGGCAGGCAGCACCGTTGCTTGTTTTTGGACAGAAAACTGAGATATAGAGAGGATAAGTGACAAAGATAACATAGCCACTAactgagagaagaaggaagaaaatcccTGTTGTCAGGTGCCTGTGTCCTCCAAACTGGACTCTTTTTTTGTGAAGGGCAAAAGGGAAACAGCAGTTCATGTGGGGGCTGAGCAGGTGTGGGCAGTGCAGCTGGACACTGCTTCATCTGAGGGAACAACACACTGCATCAGCCAAGGAGGCCAGAGActtgccaccccacccccagctcggCACCTAGTTCAGAACAGCAGTGTCACCTTAAAGCAGGATCTagtggtgtgtttgtttgcttgtttaaattTTGATCTTAGTTGAGGtactagggattaaactcaggggcTGAGAAAGACAGttctttttaaactataaacACAATGTCAGGGGTGATAGGTGCAGGCAGCCTACGGGTGTCTAGAACACTCTGGATTCTCagtgttgggatttttgtttctgttctcacTGTACACAGCAGGCTCTATGCTGGCCTGTTACTGCCTGGCAGGAGTTAGAGTCCAAGGGTAACCAGAAAGTCACATGTTCAGAAGCAAAATGTGTTCTAGTCAACACCCATTGCTTGAtacatccacccccacccccctgcccatTGAAAGTCTGTTACTTTGGTTTTCTAGGTAACTATATAGTTagtccttttcttttaaatagaggTTTCCTAGGGAAGACTATAAAGACTAAAGCAAACCTTTTAGTGAAGTTATATTTGAAGCAGTCTGGCTTAGAATGTGGCACCAGGCAATGAGAACACTAACTTTCACAGAGAGGAATAGGTTTAGGAGGCTGATGCAGAATAAACATGTTAAAATGAAGGTGGAGCTAGAAGGTGGCAAAAGGACCTTTCCACTTCAGGTGGTGCTGGCAGGGAGTAGAGCTGGTCAAAGGGCAGTTTTTCTGGGTACCTTGgtctcttgtctgtctctgcccctaTTAACTGAATTCCTTCACTTCCCACCCATCCTTGGCACATAGTCCATCAGGTGTAGGCTCGGGCATGTTCAGCCTCTTGACATTGTAATTCCATCACCTACAAGTTAACATTAGATAATCATGCCTTTGAAGCATGAAACACTTACAATAGATCGCATACTGTTTTAAGTAAGCGTGCTgagagttttatgtcaacttgacccaagctacaGTCTTTTGAGAGGATGGATCCTTGATTATGGAAATCCTTCCAAAAGAGCTGGCTGTAGGCAcacctgtaaggcattttttaaattattaattgttCTGGGAGGGTCCAGTCCTTAGTGGATGGAGccaaccctgggctggtggtcctggggcctataagaaagcaggctgagcaagccacggggaacaagtcagtaagcagcacccctccctggcctctgcatcagctcctgctcctgtcctgtttcagttcctgtcctggcttccttcaatgatggatgACAatgtggaactgtaagccaaatcaaccctttcctttttaggttgcttttggtcatgatgccccatcacagcaatagtgacctgAACTAAGATAGTATCTGTATGATTTTGTGTTGGGCTGTATTCATGACTGTCCTGGGCTGGATAGGAAGCCCACTATCATGAATTTCTGCCCTTTTTGATAGCTAGGTATGAAGATCATCATTACCTGAATTTAGCCATATTAcctaatatctatctatctatgtaacATCTATGTATTtaacattatctatctatctatctatctatctatctatgtatcatctatcttctTTTCTGGAAATCAATTGACTGAGTGAAACTGTTCCCTGTGTGCAATATGCATGTGTACTTGACATTTTCCCCTGACTGGACTCAGTGAGGTGGGTTGGCTGAAGACTTATAGGGCATGAAGCCTATGAGAGTCCTCTGAGTCTCTGCATCCTTTCAGGGATAAGCTTGGACTGGATATTGACTCAGAATCCAGtctgtaattaataaaataagatacttTCTCCCCCATCAGTTCCTGCCTATAGCTTTTTGGTGCTCATTCTGCCTGAGCAACGCTCCACAGCTGACTCCCTCAGGACAGGCCTGTGGGCAGACATGTTCCCAGCTCCAGGAAAAAGAGATGCAGATTTTAGATTGAATACTGATGTTTGAAGaggggaaattttaaaaaaggattcttGTTGCTTCAGGGAAGAAAACTGCAATCGGCCTAAAGCCATTTCATTCACAGGGAGAGCTTTGATAGCTAGCTCACTTTCTTTTGCTGAGCTCAGGGCAGAATTCTTTCAGATACAAAGACTCTATTGCTTTAAACCCGGGGGGAACCATACCCAACTGAATGGTCAGCAGGAACTCTGGGTATCTCCTGTGACTGATGGcttaaaacatttcaaagtgGTAAAATGGGGttggaaaaaagacaaaagtagGCCAAGACTGAGGGGGGGGGGCACAATTCCTTGGCAAATCTAGGCTCATTAATGTAAACTGATATCGCAACTTGACACCACACAGGTTAAATTTGGATCCATTGCATTTGGTCCACATGTCCAGGTATCAAAACCATTGCCCAGAAGTGGTCAGCTGTTAGTCCTGTAGTttcgctcccccccccctccctccctccctctcccctctctccccctcccctcccttcttccctctccctccctcccttccttcccccctctcatATTAGAGCAGGGCTACTTTAGCTATTTAAATCACTGGCCTGCGTCCTGTAGGCTTTTGAGTTTGAGATCACTCATGTAGGATCAATAGCTTCTGCTGGGGAAGTGCTGGGTTCACAGAATCCCACTGAGTTGGTGAGCTTGAGAGAAGACTAGTAAAGGTGATGAGGTGACCACAATTCTGACTGAAGGGTCTCCATGGAGAGCGGAGGAGGAAAGCAAAGCCCTCACAGCAGTTGGAATAGAAGACTGGGGCAGGCATATGAAGTTGGGAACTTCCCTAGGACAGGGGGCTTACCATGATAGCCTGTACAGCACAAAAGGCAGCCCCCTAGTTGTACAGCGAGCATTGTTCTAGAACAGCATCTACCCAACCAGGGCCCGGGATGACCCAAGGGACACAGAAGGCTCAAAGTATATTGATTGGCACCAGCTGGTTTTATCTCGGTCTGTATTAACTGAAGGTGGGGGTACGTTCTTCTGCACCACGTCATATGGTGAGATCGTCGGACCTGGCCCTGCTGCTGGCTTTGCTCAACCTGCTCAAGGGTCTGTTGTCGTCGGTTGTCAGCTCTGGACAGAGTGAAGGCGCCTTCTCCACTGGCAGCCCTTGTTTGGTTACCTTTTCAGCTTGGGGCTCTTCTTTCTCACCGTCCTTCCCTACTCCTGGAGTCTCTACTTTCTGCCCATCAGGCACTGCAACTGTCTCCTGCACTTCTGGGGTcagcttctctgcttcctgcttcttctctCCCACTTCCGGTTCTGCAGCCTCCTCTATGAGCTGCTCTTCCCCCTCCACTTCCTGGGCCCCAACTTGAGCATAAGAAGGCAGGGTTTCCTGGTAGCCCCGAGACATATCTGCCAGGGGTCCTGTGCCGATCTTCTCCTCAAACTGACTGAAAGGCTTGGCTGAAAGTGGGCCGGTCTCCACCATTTCAACCTCCGTCAAAGGGAAATAGTGTGACACGATCTTCTCTTCTTCTAAGAGCTGGTAGCCCTTGGCTTTCTGGATAGAAGAAACTGCAATGGAGTGGAGGGACTTCTCAGCAATCTCCCCCAGGGGTTGCTCTACAGGCCTCTTGAAAGCAGACCTGATTCCCTTCAGGCCCAGATGGCTCATCTCCATGATGTTGAGGAAGAGGGACACAAAAGCGACCGACAGCATGAACAGGATGAAGATGGTTTTCTCAGTTGGCCGAGACACAAAGCAGTCCACCACATTGGGGCATGGCCACCGGCTGCATTGATAGAGGGGCAGGATGCGGAAACCATAGAGGAAGTAATGGCCCACAATGAAGCCCACCTCAAAGAGGGTCTTGAAGATGATGTGGCAGACATAGGTCCTTAGCAGTGTGCCCTCCAGCCGGAACTTCTTGGTACctttgctactgctgctgctcttcctgatgCTGGCCTGGTCTGGGGCGATTGGTACCCTCTCACCCCCGTTGTTGCGGGACTGCTGACACAGCTCTTCAGCTTCGCGGTCCTTCCGCTTCTCCTCCATGCGGACATGGTGTACAGCGTGTCCCACGTACATTAGTGATGGAGTAGAGACGAAGATGATCTGCAGGACCCAGAGGCGGATGTGGGAGATGGGGAAGGCCTCATCGTAGCAGACATTCTCACAGCCTGGCTGCTGGGTGTTGCAAACAAAATCAGATTGCTCATCGCCCCACACAAACTCGGCTGCGGTGCCAAGGATGAGGATGCGGAAGATGAAAAGCACTGTGAGCCAAACCCTGCCGATGACGGTGGAGTGTTCGTTCACCTCCTCCAAGATGTTTCCCAGGAAACTCCAGTCGCCCATTGCTCACCACCTAGGAAGCAGAAGACAGAACCTAATTGGCCACAGTGCAACCCCAGATGACCACCATCCCAGCTCTTGGAGTGCCCTTCATTCTGAGCCGATGGAACAATTTGGAGGGGTAAACTGTCTAGTCTGTGCGGACTAGTGCTAAGAGATGAAACGAATTTTCAAGTGTGTTTAATACTGATCTATAAAATAGGGTTACTAATGACATCTGTTCTCACTCACCCCACACGTTGCTAGAAAGGATCCATGAATCAGTATCTATTAACTCCTAGAATATATTACGATTTACTGAGGACCAGAAGTAGAGAGCTACTGTAACATGAATTTAAATCAAGACCACATGTTGATGGGAGACTCATGATTCTTAATGCTGAAGACAATTCCCTGTACCCCAGGCTCCCAACGACACTCTCATGAGAATGAAATTGTAAATAGCCACCTTACTTCGGGCTGTCTTGGAATATGTAATGATCACATATATGAAATGAATTGGAAGAGATTAAACAGTATTGAACACCTTTTATGGACTGACAGACCTTTGATGTtgcattatttcatttactttagtCCTGTTAGACCTTAAGGTCTCTGATAGTAGGGAGTAACTGTTGTATTTAGCACTGAATAGCCAACTCCTGCACACGCAGCCTAGCATGCAGGACTTTATATgagagggtttgttttgttttttaacttgctTTCAACATATGAGAAAACAGGGTCATTCAATGCTAAATGGGTGGTCTAAGATCAGACAGCAAAACACAGGCAGTTCCATATCTGATCCCAAAGGTTGGATTCTGAAACCATTAAGAAATACTGCCTGCAGTGTAGGCTACAAGTTTCTCTGACTTCCAGAGTCCTAatttatgctttcttttcctAAGGTTGAGAGCTGGAAACCCCTCTTAATAGTTTTACAAATTGAGGgcagtatatttttattattaccctCTTAAATCCCAAGAGCGGAGCGAGTGCTTTAGGAGGGAATTGCATTACGGGAAGTCCACTAGGACACATTCAGGGTTTCACAGAATGGATAGGCTGCAAGatcagttacaggtggttgcttCAATACAGCCAGAAATTTCTTCTGTTGGGAAAATGTTATTgaacataataatatataatgcCTCTAGCACAGCAGGGGCCAATGGGAAGAGGGCTGGATTGATTGGGGAGATGTACACATTGGGCCACTCATTCAGGACTATGATGAAAACAGAGCCTCCTACATCACTTTAGGTCCGTGTTCCCTCTGAGCTGAACGTCTCTGGATCTGTGGAGCCTGCCCTTAGGTCAAGGCAATAGCTCGTGTCAGAGGgccctgctctggcttccttctgGCCGTCATCCAGAAATAAATGGGAAACCTCACAATTGGGTGAACCATCGGAGCGTCGAGCCACACGTGAGACAGGCCTAGGGAGGTCCATTTCTTATCAAACAGTTCAAGTCTAGCTTTAGTGTCTTCTAATCTGATAGCTTATTACTAGCAGTACTTCTTACTCTCTCAGAACAGGGCATTCTGGCATCACATTGGCTTTATCTTCCATGTCCCATCACAACATAGAGCAAAGCACATCATAGCGTGGGAGCTCCACAGAGGCCTGGAGGTGGGGCTGTGAGTGATGGAATCTGATTTAAGATCTGAAATTCTCAGCTCCCTAGTAAGGACAATTACTATAAAAATTTAGGGACACTCCCctgccccacacacaccccagtctTCTTCCTACATATAACAGGAGAGTGCACAATAAATAAGAACCACATTTATAAAATTTAGAATCAAAGAGAGAATGtgcaaggaaatgcaaataacgGGAGGCGGGGAGAGTAAGACGATACAAACTAGCTatcttgattaaaaaacaaaggcaaaattaCCCTTCCCACACCTGAGGCAGATGATGCTTATTTTGTGATCCATACCAAATATAAATGTGTAGACCAGTGACTTTTAACGCACAGTGTCATGATACACGGTCACAACCCAAGGCTTTCCTGATGACCTTGTCaataatttctaaatgaaagCCAGAGCAAAGCTCTGTCCTTTGTAACCTACTCCCCCACATTagaattgtttttgaaaatttcccccttttttctacTAAGAGACTGTTCCCAACAGCAGAAGTAGTCTGTTTCATTGCCATATGCATTGAGGACAGAGCATCTAAAAATTCTGGGGGAAGTGTTTGGgttattaaaatgtgttttagatttatttatttatttagtgtgtgtgtttgtgtgtttgtgtgtgtgtgtgtgtgtgtgtgtagaggtcagagaacaacttttgggattgagttctctcttttcccctacCCCCAGATAATTGAAAAATGTTCTAATAAAACACTAGTGGAATCTGGGCttcgtggtgcatgcctgtaatcccagcacttggggaggtagaggcaggtggatctctgtgagtttgaggccagcctgatctacaaagtgagtccgggaaatcctgtcttgaaaaaaaaaaagttaataaaccTCTAATGATATGTTTAGATATTAAAAGAATTATACCAGAAGAATATACCAAAAGGAAACACATCTAAGTTTTACATGCAGGATTTGCTTCCTGCTTAATTAGCCACGAACTTGCTTGATTATCACAGTTGCAAAACTCTTGACAGAGAAGCACATAAGTCAGAAAACAGTGTCATcattaagtaaattataatatttgtttacataaataaatgctcTTCGGGTCTACCATATAGGACTAAGAAAACAAATCCTGATTTTTCAGTCAGTAAACACAGAGGGGAAAGTTTtgtagtataaaaataaataatacagtaAATTAGATAGTATAACTACCCAGGTAATTACTACCAATAGATTGATAATTTATTTGAACATGTCTTAGAGAAGATATCCAACAAAATTGGGAACATTCAGAATAGTCGATATTAGGTAAGGAAAAGGAGCTCTCAGCAAGAGAACACAAGGGTTGAGCGGTAGATGTGAGtcctcctctgtgctgtgggttTCTGAGAGGTGCTcgctcaggtcaccaggtttggtggcaagatGCTTTACCTAACCTGTTGAACTCTCTTGCTGCCTTTCTCCtcttaaatttaaagaaattatgtgagaaaatgaaaaataattatttatgtaatgtttctgggtgttttgtctgtgtgtatatatgtgcaccactctgcctggtgcctgcagagtccagaagaactCCTCAGATCCCAAGGGGTTGGCACTGCACAtgattgtaagctgccatgtgtgttAGGAAttaaaaccaggtcctctggaagagcagcaatctctccagccaccactcCCCCCTCCTTAaatgtttatgtgtttgaattgttgtcttttctctctctccattgaCAAAGATTGGGCTAAATGTGCCAGGCAGGTGCTGTGGGACTGACTTACTCCCCAGCCCTGGTCTTAGCTTGCAACAATGAGCATTTAAGGAAGTCAAGGCGCAGTTGCAAGCCAGAGCACGGAGAGATCTGAGGCAAAGAAACCATCCGCTTTTGTCAGGCTCTCTGCTGCATTTTGCTTGTGCAGATGGAGTGGACCAATGTAGTAGAGATGGAAAGCAACTGATGTTTATTTTCAAGCCCCAGGACTTTAATATATCCAACTTCCCACTGGAGAATTGTGGGTACAGGTGATAATTGAAACAGTAACTTATGTCAGAGCATCCACCTCTTTCCTAACAGTGGTGTACATGGATGTGTCCTGTCCATCATGACAAGCTGGGAGTTGAGCAAGTGGCTCTCCTATTGAGATCTCAGATTACTAAATACAAGGAGCACAATAAAACAGCATACAGCTGTTAAttccttattttcaaaataagaaatggTTTAGATCATTAAATGGTGTCTACAGTCTCATCTCACCCTCACTCAACGGGAGGGGGTCGCTTTAAGACTACAAAACTTAAagaagacataatctcagaataaAAGTCAGCTTTCTAAATTGAACTTTTATCTTGGTGAGAAATCTACCTCATTCTTCCCTTCATTACAGTCAAATTTTTGTCACAGGCTGACAAAATTTTGACTTGAGCTAAACTGGACAGATCTACAGTCTGAGACTCAGAGAATGAAGAATTATTGACCCTAGGGCTGAGGAGGGACAAGCCGAGGGGTTAAATGAGTCTCCTAAAGTGGCCCAGCTAGCAAGGTAGAGCTTCCCCACACCAAACTCCAAGGGCATCTCTAGGGCAGGGTGGCCTTGTCCCGGTCTGAAGAGGCACAGGACCACATGAACACTCAAGCTTACAAGCTTCTCCAAGCATCAGCGGGCGGCTCACCACTCTGCCTGGTAGTGGGGAGTCAGTGTGCCTCTGTCCTTGTATGTAGAGCAACCAGGCAGCACCTCTCACCATCAGACAGCAGAAATGGCCCCAGGAAGAGTTTTGGGATCTTCAGCAGATCCATTCCTGTACTCATCGAACTACTTTAACACTGCAAACCCTGAGTTCTTGGCGCCCCTTCCACCCACAGCACTCAGCAGTTCCGACTTTTCCTCCCATCGCAGAGTTGtgagtggaaaacaaaacaaaacaaaacattgctaGTTCAAATGTTCCTTTTTAAGAAGTCAAGAGTTG
Proteins encoded in this region:
- the LOC127206497 gene encoding gap junction alpha-8 protein gives rise to the protein MGDWSFLGNILEEVNEHSTVIGRVWLTVLFIFRILILGTAAEFVWGDEQSDFVCNTQQPGCENVCYDEAFPISHIRLWVLQIIFVSTPSLMYVGHAVHHVRMEEKRKDREAEELCQQSRNNGGERVPIAPDQASIRKSSSSSKGTKKFRLEGTLLRTYVCHIIFKTLFEVGFIVGHYFLYGFRILPLYQCSRWPCPNVVDCFVSRPTEKTIFILFMLSVAFVSLFLNIMEMSHLGLKGIRSAFKRPVEQPLGEIAEKSLHSIAVSSIQKAKGYQLLEEEKIVSHYFPLTEVEMVETGPLSAKPFSQFEEKIGTGPLADMSRGYQETLPSYAQVGAQEVEGEEQLIEEAAEPEVGEKKQEAEKLTPEVQETVAVPDGQKVETPGVGKDGEKEEPQAEKVTKQGLPVEKAPSLCPELTTDDNRPLSRLSKASSRARSDDLTI